Proteins encoded within one genomic window of Actinoplanes octamycinicus:
- the atzF gene encoding allophanate hydrolase — translation MKDRVRAAYARLAREERPEAWITLRPEVDVLADAAVVEARLAAGEDLPLAGKLLAVKDNIDVAGLPTTAGCPAYAYQPDRSASAVQRLVDAGALVLGKTNLDQFATGLVGTRSPYGAVRDVRDPARVSGGSSSGSAVVVALGIADLALGTDTAGSGRVPAAFQGIVGMKPTPGLVPVDGVVPACRSFDCVTVFARTLGEGRQALAIMSDPAPHSAASPLSAPPHPVVAVPDRSELIGLSPDWLDAFDQVAKDLEAAGARLRPIRLAPFLAAAKLLYNGGFVAERYAAVGAFIDEHPDQVDPTVRAIISPARDIPAHVLVTDTERLSRLRAEAMAEWGDADALLLPTAPSHPTIAEVAADPIGVNATLGTYTNFCNLFGLSAVAVPAAFGVQIIARGFADAVAADVAALVLGEDPLSGTATRGLPLLVVGAHLTGQPLNHQLTSPGGRFVRAARTAPRYRLHALPTEPPKPGLVRVATDGAAIEGEVWELPPDALGRFLAALPSPMVLGRVELEDGTSVTGFLCEGVGLVDAPDITAHGGWRAYLSSLPSATPGSASAESPFFAVPAAASSSSAVPAAASPSSAVPAAASPSSAASHSVVEEHR, via the coding sequence ATGAAAGACCGCGTTCGCGCCGCCTACGCCCGGCTCGCCCGGGAGGAGCGTCCGGAAGCCTGGATCACTCTGCGGCCCGAGGTGGACGTGCTCGCCGACGCGGCCGTCGTCGAGGCGCGCCTGGCCGCGGGGGAGGACCTGCCGCTGGCCGGAAAGCTGCTCGCGGTCAAGGACAACATCGACGTCGCCGGGCTGCCCACCACCGCGGGCTGCCCCGCCTATGCCTACCAGCCGGACCGCAGCGCGTCCGCGGTGCAACGGCTCGTCGACGCCGGCGCGCTGGTGCTCGGCAAGACCAATCTGGACCAGTTCGCGACCGGGCTGGTCGGCACCCGCAGCCCGTACGGGGCGGTCCGCGACGTCCGCGACCCGGCCCGGGTCTCCGGTGGCTCCAGCTCCGGGTCGGCGGTGGTGGTCGCGCTCGGCATCGCCGACCTGGCCCTCGGCACCGACACGGCCGGGTCGGGGCGGGTGCCGGCCGCCTTCCAGGGCATCGTCGGGATGAAGCCGACCCCGGGGCTCGTGCCGGTCGACGGGGTGGTGCCGGCCTGCCGCAGCTTCGACTGCGTGACCGTTTTCGCTCGCACACTCGGCGAGGGTCGGCAGGCGCTCGCCATCATGAGCGACCCGGCGCCGCACTCCGCCGCGTCGCCCTTGTCCGCGCCGCCGCATCCGGTCGTCGCGGTCCCCGACCGGTCCGAGCTGATCGGGCTGTCACCGGACTGGCTCGACGCGTTCGACCAGGTCGCGAAGGACCTCGAAGCGGCCGGCGCCCGGCTGCGCCCGATCCGGCTCGCCCCGTTCCTGGCCGCCGCGAAACTGCTCTACAACGGTGGCTTCGTCGCCGAACGCTACGCCGCGGTCGGCGCCTTCATCGACGAACATCCGGATCAGGTCGATCCGACGGTCCGGGCCATCATCAGCCCCGCCCGGGACATCCCGGCCCACGTGCTGGTGACCGATACCGAACGCCTCTCCCGGCTGCGCGCCGAGGCGATGGCGGAGTGGGGCGACGCCGACGCGCTGCTGCTGCCGACCGCCCCGAGCCACCCGACGATCGCCGAGGTCGCCGCGGACCCGATCGGCGTCAACGCGACCCTCGGCACGTACACCAACTTCTGCAACCTGTTCGGGCTCAGCGCCGTCGCGGTCCCGGCCGCCTTCGGCGTCCAGATCATCGCCAGAGGCTTCGCGGACGCGGTCGCCGCCGACGTCGCGGCCCTGGTCCTCGGCGAAGACCCGCTTTCCGGTACGGCCACCCGTGGCCTCCCGTTGCTGGTGGTCGGCGCGCACCTGACCGGGCAGCCGCTGAACCACCAGCTCACGTCACCGGGCGGCAGATTCGTGCGAGCGGCCCGCACCGCCCCGCGCTACCGCCTGCACGCCCTGCCCACCGAACCCCCCAAGCCCGGCCTGGTCCGGGTCGCCACGGACGGCGCCGCCATCGAGGGTGAAGTGTGGGAACTGCCGCCGGACGCGCTCGGCCGGTTCCTCGCCGCTCTGCCCAGCCCGATGGTCCTGGGCCGGGTCGAGCTGGAGGACGGCACCAGCGTGACCGGTTTCCTCTGCGAGGGCGTGGGCTTGGTCGACGCACCGGACATCACCGCTCACGGCGGCTGGCGCGCCTACTTGTCGTCCTTGCCTTCCGCCACCCCCGGCTCCGCCTCCGCCGAGTCTCCCTTTTTCGCCGTTCCCGCCGCCGCGTCTTCCTCTTCCGCCGTTCCCGCCGCCGCGTCTCCGTCTTCGGCCGTCCCCGCCGCCGCGTCGCCCTCTTCCGCCGCATCCCACTCTGTCGTCGAGGAGCATCGATGA
- a CDS encoding biotin transporter BioY — protein sequence MNSLALHAPRYVLGDLLLTRVRGADVLLVTGGAALIGLSAQIAVPVPGSPVPVTGQTLAVLLCAAALGPWRGPAATLAYVFAGLAGVPWFAGGASGLTGATFGYLLGMIAAAAVVGALARYGADRTPWRTVPAMLLGNVVIYTVGVSWLAVTLHLNATTAVRVGLVPFLLGDALKVLIAAGVLPAAWHLTRRTPRSR from the coding sequence ATGAACTCGCTCGCCCTGCACGCGCCCCGCTACGTCCTCGGCGACCTGTTACTCACCCGCGTCCGCGGCGCCGACGTCCTCCTGGTCACCGGCGGCGCCGCCCTGATCGGCCTGTCCGCCCAGATCGCCGTCCCCGTCCCGGGCAGCCCGGTCCCGGTCACCGGCCAGACCTTGGCCGTCCTGCTCTGCGCCGCCGCCCTCGGCCCCTGGCGCGGCCCGGCCGCCACCCTGGCCTACGTTTTCGCCGGCCTGGCCGGAGTCCCGTGGTTCGCCGGCGGCGCCTCCGGCCTCACTGGCGCGACCTTCGGCTATCTCCTGGGCATGATCGCCGCCGCGGCGGTGGTCGGCGCCTTGGCCCGCTACGGCGCCGACCGCACCCCGTGGCGCACAGTCCCGGCGATGCTCCTCGGCAACGTCGTCATCTACACGGTCGGGGTCTCCTGGCTGGCGGTAACCCTGCACCTGAACGCCACCACCGCCGTCCGAGTCGGCCTGGTCCCGTTCCTGCTCGGCGACGCCCTGAAGGTCCTGATCGCCGCCGGGGTCCTCCCCGCCGCCTGGCACCTCACCCGCAGGACGCCGAGGAGCCGGTGA